Proteins from a genomic interval of Zingiber officinale cultivar Zhangliang chromosome 2A, Zo_v1.1, whole genome shotgun sequence:
- the LOC122041192 gene encoding protein BUNDLE SHEATH DEFECTIVE 2, chloroplastic-like — translation MASVVCCFTSVGNPANPPLKPSLSPCNLSQKSNLPFHGPIFPCGRSHFQSFKAKATENDAVDTKKATKTSSLVCADCDGNGAKVCTQCEGAGVNSVDHFNGQFKAGALCWLCRGKKEILCGNCNGAGFLGGFMSTLDQTST, via the exons ATGGCGAGTGTAGTCTGCTGCTTCACCAGCGTCGGGAACCCTGCTAATCCACCGCTAAAGCCTTCTCTTTCCCCATGCAATCTTTCTCAAAAGTCGAATCTCCCCTTCCATGGCCCCATTTTCCCTTGTGGAAGATCTCATTTTCAATCTTTCAAGGCCAAG GCTACGGAGAACGATGCAGTTGATACTAAAAAGGCCACAAAAACGAGTAGCCTCGTCTGTGCTGATTGTGATGGGAACG GCGCAAAAGTGTGCACACAATGCGAAGGCGCCGGTGTAAATTCTGTCGATCACTTCAATGGCCAATTCAAAGCTGGAGCACTTTGCTGGCTTTGCAG AGGAAAGAAGGAGATTCTGTGTGGAAATTGCAATGGTGCTGGCTTTCTGGGTGGCTTTATGAGCACTCTCGACCAAACGAGTACGTAG
- the LOC122041193 gene encoding uncharacterized protein LOC122041193 isoform X1 — protein sequence MASALLSLPLTCSQGKEAIVYGAYKRSVFCKTRLYSKRFVGSKSICVHQSFIVVASMVGRKEKKTDIVIPEPDYRIPVVLLGIAGGFVYLDNLLPAATTGLLGLLLLFQTTRVRFIFDDEALEVRIGEQLQESGENIFVGGKNRWRYSTFVNWEFWWPQFPILVYFKETQTKPEGQIHFFPVIFNGKQLYDVMVERAGPSKTSGPK from the exons ATGGCCAGCGCGCTCTTATCTCTTCCACTCACCTGTTCTCAAG GTAAAGAAGCAATAGTATATGGTGCATATAAGAGGAGTGTATTTTGTAAAACAAGGCTCTATTCAAAAAGATTTGTCGGCAGCAAGTCCATCTGCGTTCATCAAAGTTTTATTGTTGTTGCATCAATG GttggaagaaaggaaaagaaaactgaCATTGTAATTCCTGAACCAGACTATAGAATACCTGTTGTCCTTCTTG GAATTGCAGGTGGGTTTGTATACCTGGACAATCTATTACCAGCGGCAACTACTGGCCTACTTGGGCTACTTCTACTCTTTCag ACAACAAGAGTAAGGTTTATCTTTGATGATGAGGCTCTG GAGGTACGAATCGGGGAGCAGCTTCAGGAGTCGGGTGAAAATATCTTCGTTGGTGGTAAGAATCGTTGGag GTATTCGACTTTTGTGAACTGGGAATTCTGGTGGCCTCAGTTTCCCATTCTAGTGTACTTCAAGGAGACGCAGACCAAACCTGAAGGGCAAATTCACTTCTTCCCAGTAATTTTT AATGGCAAACAGCTATACGACGTGATGGTGGAGCGAGCAGGGCCATCAAAGACTAGCGGACCGAAATAA
- the LOC122041193 gene encoding uncharacterized protein LOC122041193 isoform X2 → MASALLSLPLTCSQGKEAIVYGAYKRSVFCKTRLYSKRFVGSKSICVHQSFIVVASMVGRKEKKTDIVIPEPDYRIPVVLLGIAGGFVYLDNLLPAATTGLLGLLLLFQTTRVRFIFDDEALEVRIGEQLQESGENIFVGGKNRWRYSTFVNWEFWWPQFPILVYFKETQTKPEGQIHFFPNGKQLYDVMVERAGPSKTSGPK, encoded by the exons ATGGCCAGCGCGCTCTTATCTCTTCCACTCACCTGTTCTCAAG GTAAAGAAGCAATAGTATATGGTGCATATAAGAGGAGTGTATTTTGTAAAACAAGGCTCTATTCAAAAAGATTTGTCGGCAGCAAGTCCATCTGCGTTCATCAAAGTTTTATTGTTGTTGCATCAATG GttggaagaaaggaaaagaaaactgaCATTGTAATTCCTGAACCAGACTATAGAATACCTGTTGTCCTTCTTG GAATTGCAGGTGGGTTTGTATACCTGGACAATCTATTACCAGCGGCAACTACTGGCCTACTTGGGCTACTTCTACTCTTTCag ACAACAAGAGTAAGGTTTATCTTTGATGATGAGGCTCTG GAGGTACGAATCGGGGAGCAGCTTCAGGAGTCGGGTGAAAATATCTTCGTTGGTGGTAAGAATCGTTGGag GTATTCGACTTTTGTGAACTGGGAATTCTGGTGGCCTCAGTTTCCCATTCTAGTGTACTTCAAGGAGACGCAGACCAAACCTGAAGGGCAAATTCACTTCTTCCCA AATGGCAAACAGCTATACGACGTGATGGTGGAGCGAGCAGGGCCATCAAAGACTAGCGGACCGAAATAA